Part of the Hydrogenispora ethanolica genome, GTCAAGGCGCTGGCCTGAAAGATGGTCTCTTCCATGTTTTGCAGCGCCTTGGCGACATCCAACCCCTTGGTCAGCTTCAACCGGGCCAACTGCAGGTTCGCCAGGATCGCCGTCAGGAAATTATTGAAATCATGGGCGATTCCGCCGGCCAGGAGGCCCAGGGACTCGATCTTCTGGGCTTTGAGCGACTCTTCTTCCATCTCTTGTTGCCGGGTGATATCCCGGATAGTCTGGATCGCCCCGATAATCTGTTCTTGATCATTCTTGAGCGGCGTCGCCCGGGCCTCGAGATAGATGCCTTTCGCTCCGCCGCCGGCCGGGGCCAGCGCGAGCCGGGCAATGAAGGTATCCCCTTCGCGGCTGAAGGAACGGAACGCTTCGGGCTGCCGATACCCGTCCCAGATAGAATCGACCAGAACCGGGCGGTTTTCAAAGAGCGCGATGCCTTGATAATAATCGGCGCGGCCGCTGACCGCCTCCCGGCTGATGCCGGTCAGCCGCTCCATCGCCCGGTTCCAAGCGATCACCCTGCGTTCCCCATCCAATACGAAGACCCCGTCAGGTATCGACTCGATGATCTGCTGCAGTTGATTGGCCAGCCGCAGTTTTTCGGCGGCCTCTTTCCGCTCGGTGACATCGGAAAGAACCGCCACCCCGGCGATGATGGCTCCGTCCCGGTCGCGAATGGGCGCCGCGCTGATCTCGACGACGCCGCTGGTACCATCGCCGCGCCGGAGCGTCAGTTCTGCCATGGGGACGGTCTCCCCCTCCATGATGGCCCGCGTCAGCGGCCATTCCTGGGGCAAAAGCGCGGATCCGTCGCGCCGCAGCCACTGGAAAGCTCCGTTCTCCGCCAAAGATGCGCCACTATCGACAGGCTGCCGAAAGATGGCGGCCACTTGGTTATTGGCCAGGGTCAACCGGCCGGATGGCGCTTCGGCGATGAGCACTCCGGAAGGCATCTGTTCCAAGACCGAAGCCAAGCGGGCCCGTTCGTGCTCCAACTGGTTGAAGAGCGTTTCTCTTTCAGTGATGTCATGCCAGGTGACGATCGCTCCGCCGATATGGTTCCGCAGCCGGAGCGGGGCCGCAGCCACCTGGAGAGTAAGCTCCCGGCCATCCTGATGGAGATAACGAAAATAACGTTCCCGCACTCTAGCGCCTTGTAACGCCTGATAAGGCGGGAACTCCCCGGGATTCAGCGGGTTCCCGTCGAGCCGGCGCAGGGCTGACCGCAACCCCTCGATGGCATTGGGCTCCGCATCCAAACCGAACAGGGCCGCTGCCACCGGATTGGTCCGGGACATCCGTTCGTCGACATCGAAGATGGTCACCGCATCATTCATGGCCTCAAAAACCGCATCCAGCTCCGCCGCCCGCTCTTCTGCGCGCCGCCTGGCCGCCATCAACTGTTCATTCAGCTGCTGAAGCTTGTTGAGCGCCTCCTCCAAACGCTGTTTCGCTTTGACCTGCTCGGTCACTTCCATCAATGAGAGAACGAAGCCCTGGACCACGCCCCGTCCGTCGCCGACCGGGACCAGGCTCCAATCCCAGTAAGTCGTCCCCCGCCAGGGCTGATACTCGTAACAAAAGGGTTTGGCATAGTACTGGGCGGGCTGGCCGGTGTCCCGGACCCGCTCAAAAATGGCGCGGTTCTCGGCATTGGGAAACAACTCAAAATGATTCCTTCCGATCAGCTCGGCCCTGGAATGGCCCGAGCCGTCGACGTAAGCCGAATTGACCTTCACAAAGTTGAACCCCCGGTCCAGAAACGCCAATTGCGTCCGGGTATTCTCCATGATGGCGTCATAAATCGCTCTTTCGTTATCCATGGTTGGAGCCGATGCGGCGGCGGCGGGGGGAGTGGTCCGGATTCCGGCGGGGCCCGCGGCGGGCTGCGGGAATAGTGGCTTGGATGGTTTTTTCATGCGACGGTCATCCCCTTGTCAGACTTGACCGATCTCTCATGTCGTTTTACAAAATTCGCCATTTATTGCCAGATTCCTCTTCCCTCAGGGCAGGATAACCGATAAAAAAAGCAACTCTACGCCTGGATACCACGATGAGTTGCATTGGGATGAATAAAACTACAGATCCCCGTATTATCGGGCCGTACGGCTATTCCCGAAAGAGGGCTACCGGGCGCTCTTCCGGAACAGCCCCGTAAAGAAATCCCTCAACCCGCGCCAGAGGCGGGTCAGAAAGTTGGCCTGTTCCACCCGTTCCACCGCATAAACCGGCGCCCGGGCCACCGTTTTTCCGTTTAAGGTCGCCGTCATGGTTCCAATCCTCCCTCCGGCAGCCACCGGCAGTTTCAGCTTGGGGTCGACCGCGATCCTGGTCTCGATCAGCTGGTCTTTGCCCCGCTCGACCACGGTGCCTAAATCCCCTTTGAGTTTCACCGGCACCAGCTGTTTCTGGGCCGCGCTGATCGATACCTGTCCGGCCGTTCCCTTGCTTTCTTTGATGGTCTTCCACTGAAAGTTACGGTAGCCGTAATCCAATAAGCGGCGGCTCTCCGCCAACCGTTTGGCATTGGTCTCCGCTCCCAGCACCACGCTGAGCAGCCGAAAATCGCCCCGCTTGGCTGTGGCCGACAAGCAAAACTTGGCTTCATCGGTATGGCCGGTCTTCAATCCGTCGCAGCCCCGATAGACCTGGATCAATTCGTTGGTATTGCGCAACATGAACTGCCCGTCCCTGAATTTATCCAGCCAAATCGAGGTGAACTCGAAGATCTCCGGATACTGAACCAGTTCGCGGGAGATGACCGCCAGATCGTAGGCGCTGCTGTAATGCCCGGGATCGGGCAGCCCCGTTTCATTGGCAAAATGCGTGTTCTTTAACCCGAGCTCCCTGGCCTTCTCGTTCATGGCTTCCACGAAATCCTGGACCGACCCGTAAAGGTGTTCGGCAATGGCGGCGCTGGAATCATTGGCCGATACTACGGCGACGGTTTTAAACAATTCCTTTAACGGAAAGGTTTCACCTTCTTTCAAGTATACCTGGGAACCGCCCATTGTGGCGGCCACCGCCGAAGTCGTAATCGGATCATTCCAATGGGCCCGGCCGGAATGGATATCCTCCAGGATCAGGAGCATCGTCATGACCTTGGTCACGCTGGCCGGAGGCAACCGTTGGTGTTCGTCCTGCGCGAATAAAACCCGGCCGCTGACCGGATCCATCAGGATCGCCGCCCGGGCGTCGATGTTAAACGCGGCGCGGGCCGGTAGAGTCCAGCCGACCATCAACCCCAGCAACGCCGCAACCGCAAGAATTACCGTTTTTTTAAAACGCAAACCGCTTCCCCCTTTTCGGCAGATGTCCATCATGGGACGCCGCTCCGAACCATCCTGGTTCGTCCTCTCCCAAAGCATTCCCAAAAGGGGAAAACGCTATGAATCATCTCATTCGGGGAATTGCTTATCCGGGATTGCGTTCCGTTTCGGCGGCAGGTTATACTATAGAGGATAAAAAGCCATGGGATAAAGTCTCTTTCCAACCGATTCGGCCTGTAAAAGTAAAAATCGACTTTATCCCTTGCTTCTCCGAGCTTTTGTGTTCGCCCTGACCTTCAGACAGGGCTTATCACAACGCTTTAAACGGAAGGTTTAACCTTCCGGGCTTGGGTTTCCTTCGGCGATACGTTCGTTTTTCGGGAGGCTGAAATTTGGATTTTCTCTGCATTGAGCTGGTCAACAGCGGCTGGTACATTACCCATAAGCCGTTTCGGGATCCGTTGCGGGATCCGGTTTGGCTGGCCGAATTCCTCCGACGCTGGGATCTGACAGAAGTGGCGGCCCCGTCCGCCGTCGAGCTGGACCAGTTGATCGCCTTGCGCGGTTTGCTGGCGGAATGGATTGATTCGATCTGCCGCGCCAAAGCACTGACTCCGGAGCAACTGGCAGCAGCCAATCGCTACCTGGAAGCGGCGCCTTTCCACTACCGGGCAGAGCTATCGGAAGGCCGGTTCCAATTGGTTTTGAAACCCGCCCGAACGGATTGGGATTTTGTGCTGGCGAAGAGCACCGCCTCCCTATTTGAGCTGCTCTCCCAGTATCCCCTCGACCGGATCCGGCAATGCGGGAATCCCGAATGCCGCTGGGTGTTTTATGACGAGAGCAAGAGCAGCACCCGCAAATGGTGCGGCAACACCTGCGCTTCCCTGATCAAGGTACGGAAGTTTCGGGAGCGGCAAAAAGGCGGCTGATTTTTTGGAAATATTTTCTTGACATTTTATCCTCCTTGTTGTTAATATAGTAAAAAAACAATGTATACAAAATACGTTTGGGAGTGCATCTAGGGTTCCACCGTCGGAACGGGTCGGTCCGAGCGATGCAAGACGGCGCAATCGTCACACCCTTGGGAAAAAAGCCCGGGGAAGGAGTCTCAACTCTTTCTCCGGGTTTTTATATAGGCCAATGGTCTTTTTGGATAATTGAAATGATTGCTGCTATATAAGTGCGGTAAGTCAAAAATTAGACGGGGAGCTGATGATGATGCCCGTTGTGACCGTCTCCGGGCTGACCAAAAGGTTTCAGACCAAGGTAAAGCAACCGGGGTTATCCGGCAGCGTCCGCTCTTTGCTCCGCCCCGAATACCAGACCATCGACGCGGTCCGGGGGATCTCCTTTACCGTGGAGCGCGGCGAAATCCTCGGCTTTATCGGTCCCAATGGCGCCGGAAAATCGACCACCATCAAGATGTTGACCGGTATTCTCCGCCCGACCGCCGGGCAGCTCCGGGTGCTCGGCTTAAACCCGGGCCGCGACCGGGTGCGGCTCGCCTTTCATATTGGGAGCGTCTTCGGGCAGAAATCACAACTCTGGTTCCATCTGCCCCCGGCGGATAGTTTTCAGTTGCTGGCCGGGATCTATGAGATCCCCGCGCCGGATTATCAAAAACGCTTGGACTTCTTGGTCGACCTCTTCGAGTTGGGAGAGCTGCTGTCCATCCCGGTCCGCCGGCTCTCCCTGGGGCAACGGGTCCGTTGTGAGATCGCCGCTTCCCTGCTGCATCAGCCGGAGATCATCTTTCTGGACGAACCGACCATCGGTCTGGATGTAGTGGTCAAACAGAGGATTCGCGACCTCATCGTCAAGCTCAATCGCGAAGAAAAAACCACCATCTTTCTGACCAGCCATGACGTGGGAGATATTGAGCAGCTCTGCCACAGGGTGATGATCATCAACCATGGCGCGATCGTCCTGGATGAACCGATCCAACACCTGAAATCCCATTATTTAAACAAAAAAGTGATCAGCGTGCGATATAGCCAAACGGTCCGGATCGATCTGCCGGGACTGGTCCAATGGAAGGAGGACGGGACCAGCGAGGGGCACGGTTATGCGGCACGGATCGAAGTCGATACGCTCACCCAGAATCTGAGTCAGGTCATCGCCCAGCTGCTCTCCTACGGCGAGGTGGCCGACATCACCATCTCCGATCAGCCGCTGGAACAGATCATTGCCGCCATTTATACGGGCGGGCCCGAATTGCCGCCGGAAAGGGGCCGTGTTGCCGATGCCTGAAGTGATCGCTTTGACGCTCCGGAAAGCCCGGAAATATGGGCTGGTCGCCCGGACCAGCCTCCAGAACAGTCTGGCCTACCGCGCCAACTTCATTTTTGACAGCTTCTTCTACGCCTTTATCGTCTTTATCTTCATGCAGCTCTGGCGATCCATCTTCCATCGGGGCGGCTCCATCGCCGGATATTCGTACTCCCAGATCCTTTGGTATCTGATCATCACCGAGATGCTCACTTTTTCCCAAAGCAATGTATTTGAGGACCTGAACCAGGATATCAAGAGCGGCAACATTGCTTACCTGCTGAATAAGCCCTTTCATTACCTGCTCTATCAGTGCGCCAACGGAACTGGCCCGATCCTTGTGAAATGGCTGATTAACGGGCTGACCGGACTGGCTTTGGGCTCGCTCTGGATTGGGCCGTTGGCGGGCTTTTCCCCGATCCGCCTCCCCTTGCTCCTCCTCGCGATGGCCAATGGCTTGCTCTTGAACTTTCTGGCAATGGCTTGCCTGGGGTTGAGCGCTTTTTGGCTGGAGGAGAACACCGCCTTTTACTGGATCTATCAAAAACTCACCTTCATTGTGGGCTTGTTTCTCCCGCTCGAGTTTCTGCCCGCCTGGGCGCAACGGATCGCGCTGTGGCTGCCCTTTTCTTACGTCAATTACGGCCCGGCCAAATTGGTGGTGGCTTTCTCCGGCCCAGCCTTCATCCGGATCGTTACGGTCCAATTCCTCTATATCCTGGGGCTGGCGGCCTTGGCCGGATGGATTTTTCGGAGAGGAGTGAAGCGAATCAATGTCAACGGCGGATAATCCCAAGGAGAAAGAGCACGGCAGCGCGAGCCTCGGGAAGCATTTGCAATTATTCGGGGCTTACCTCCGGTTCAACCTGGCGGCGGCCATGGAGTACCGGGGCAGCTTTCTGTTGCAAGTCTTCGGGATGATCGTAAACAACGCCGCTTTCATCATTTTCTGGGCGGCGCTCTTCAGCAAGGTTCCGCGGATCGGGAACTACGGTTTCCGGGAGGTGATGTTCCTGTGGGCGCTGGTCTCCGCCTCCTTCGGGCTGGCCCATATCTGCTTCGGCAACATCGGCCAGGTCTCCCGGATGATCCTCCAGGGCGAGCTCGACACCTATCTGCTCCAGCCGAAGGACGTCTGTCTCAATCTGATCGCTTCCCGCAGCATCGTCTCGGCCTGGGGGGACCTGGCTTACGGGATCCTCCTCTTCGTGACGGTCTTTGGCTTTGAACCGCTGCGGCTGGGGTTGTTCTTCGCTTTCACCGTCGGCAGCGGACTGTTGATGGGGAGCGTCATCTTTTCCGCCCAGGTATTGACCTTTTTTGTCGGAAACTCCTCCGCCATTTCCCGCCTGGTCACGGAATTTGTGATCAGTTTCACCCTCTATCCGGAGTGCATTTATCGCGGCCCGGTCCGTTGGGTGCTCTATAGTTTGATACCCGCGGGGTTCATCGTCTTTGTACCGCTCCGGATCATGCAGGCCTTCTCCTGGCCGGCCCTGGGGCTGCTCGTCGGCGTGGATCTGGCTTATGTCTGCTTGAGTTACTGGCTATTCCGGATCGGCCTCCGGCGCTATGAATCGGGCAATCTGATCGGAACGCGGATGTAAAATACATATTCCCTCCGCCCTTGGGGAATTTTTACTCCCAGGAAAGTTTTCCAAAGGAGCGAAACCGATGAACCAGCCGTCCAACAATCAACAAAATACCGGGACCTATGAGCCGGCCAACCGGATGAGCCAGCCGCCCCCGGTGATCACCGCCAAGGATCTGGCCTATTTGAAGGACGCCATGTCCTGGGAGCTGCTGGCGACCAAGAAGTGCCGGATGTACGCGGCATTTGCCAACGATCCGGCCATCCGGAACCA contains:
- a CDS encoding PAS domain-containing hybrid sensor histidine kinase/response regulator, whose protein sequence is MKKPSKPLFPQPAAGPAGIRTTPPAAAASAPTMDNERAIYDAIMENTRTQLAFLDRGFNFVKVNSAYVDGSGHSRAELIGRNHFELFPNAENRAIFERVRDTGQPAQYYAKPFCYEYQPWRGTTYWDWSLVPVGDGRGVVQGFVLSLMEVTEQVKAKQRLEEALNKLQQLNEQLMAARRRAEERAAELDAVFEAMNDAVTIFDVDERMSRTNPVAAALFGLDAEPNAIEGLRSALRRLDGNPLNPGEFPPYQALQGARVRERYFRYLHQDGRELTLQVAAAPLRLRNHIGGAIVTWHDITERETLFNQLEHERARLASVLEQMPSGVLIAEAPSGRLTLANNQVAAIFRQPVDSGASLAENGAFQWLRRDGSALLPQEWPLTRAIMEGETVPMAELTLRRGDGTSGVVEISAAPIRDRDGAIIAGVAVLSDVTERKEAAEKLRLANQLQQIIESIPDGVFVLDGERRVIAWNRAMERLTGISREAVSGRADYYQGIALFENRPVLVDSIWDGYRQPEAFRSFSREGDTFIARLALAPAGGGAKGIYLEARATPLKNDQEQIIGAIQTIRDITRQQEMEEESLKAQKIESLGLLAGGIAHDFNNFLTAILANLQLARLKLTKGLDVAKALQNMEETIFQASALTRQLLTFSKGGAPVKRNTAVNDLLHDTVEFALRGSNVKCRFRITPDLWTVNVDSGQISQVLSNLTINALQAMPDGGQLSVEADNIGVGMDEYLPVKPGNYLRIVVTDQGMGIASENLPRIFDPYFTTKPEGNGLGLATSYFIISNHGGHISVASTVGVGTSFTIYLPAVRGERVEGVREEAVLTRGRGRILLMEDELVLSQAAGEMLQEIGYEVEYAENGQMALEKYGRKLREGAPFDLVLLDLTIPGGMGGKETMAGLLKIDPRARAVVTSGYPDDPVLLHYSDYGFCDKIIKPYTIEELSEVLQRVLRATPTRLTTAS
- a CDS encoding D-alanyl-D-alanine carboxypeptidase family protein, yielding MRFKKTVILAVAALLGLMVGWTLPARAAFNIDARAAILMDPVSGRVLFAQDEHQRLPPASVTKVMTMLLILEDIHSGRAHWNDPITTSAVAATMGGSQVYLKEGETFPLKELFKTVAVVSANDSSAAIAEHLYGSVQDFVEAMNEKARELGLKNTHFANETGLPDPGHYSSAYDLAVISRELVQYPEIFEFTSIWLDKFRDGQFMLRNTNELIQVYRGCDGLKTGHTDEAKFCLSATAKRGDFRLLSVVLGAETNAKRLAESRRLLDYGYRNFQWKTIKESKGTAGQVSISAAQKQLVPVKLKGDLGTVVERGKDQLIETRIAVDPKLKLPVAAGGRIGTMTATLNGKTVARAPVYAVERVEQANFLTRLWRGLRDFFTGLFRKSAR
- a CDS encoding CGNR zinc finger domain-containing protein; translation: MDFLCIELVNSGWYITHKPFRDPLRDPVWLAEFLRRWDLTEVAAPSAVELDQLIALRGLLAEWIDSICRAKALTPEQLAAANRYLEAAPFHYRAELSEGRFQLVLKPARTDWDFVLAKSTASLFELLSQYPLDRIRQCGNPECRWVFYDESKSSTRKWCGNTCASLIKVRKFRERQKGG
- a CDS encoding ABC transporter ATP-binding protein — encoded protein: MPVVTVSGLTKRFQTKVKQPGLSGSVRSLLRPEYQTIDAVRGISFTVERGEILGFIGPNGAGKSTTIKMLTGILRPTAGQLRVLGLNPGRDRVRLAFHIGSVFGQKSQLWFHLPPADSFQLLAGIYEIPAPDYQKRLDFLVDLFELGELLSIPVRRLSLGQRVRCEIAASLLHQPEIIFLDEPTIGLDVVVKQRIRDLIVKLNREEKTTIFLTSHDVGDIEQLCHRVMIINHGAIVLDEPIQHLKSHYLNKKVISVRYSQTVRIDLPGLVQWKEDGTSEGHGYAARIEVDTLTQNLSQVIAQLLSYGEVADITISDQPLEQIIAAIYTGGPELPPERGRVADA
- a CDS encoding ABC transporter permease — its product is MPEVIALTLRKARKYGLVARTSLQNSLAYRANFIFDSFFYAFIVFIFMQLWRSIFHRGGSIAGYSYSQILWYLIITEMLTFSQSNVFEDLNQDIKSGNIAYLLNKPFHYLLYQCANGTGPILVKWLINGLTGLALGSLWIGPLAGFSPIRLPLLLLAMANGLLLNFLAMACLGLSAFWLEENTAFYWIYQKLTFIVGLFLPLEFLPAWAQRIALWLPFSYVNYGPAKLVVAFSGPAFIRIVTVQFLYILGLAALAGWIFRRGVKRINVNGG
- a CDS encoding ABC transporter permease encodes the protein MSTADNPKEKEHGSASLGKHLQLFGAYLRFNLAAAMEYRGSFLLQVFGMIVNNAAFIIFWAALFSKVPRIGNYGFREVMFLWALVSASFGLAHICFGNIGQVSRMILQGELDTYLLQPKDVCLNLIASRSIVSAWGDLAYGILLFVTVFGFEPLRLGLFFAFTVGSGLLMGSVIFSAQVLTFFVGNSSAISRLVTEFVISFTLYPECIYRGPVRWVLYSLIPAGFIVFVPLRIMQAFSWPALGLLVGVDLAYVCLSYWLFRIGLRRYESGNLIGTRM
- a CDS encoding ferritin-like domain-containing protein, producing the protein MNQPSNNQQNTGTYEPANRMSQPPPVITAKDLAYLKDAMSWELLATKKCRMYAAFANDPAIRNQLDQTGQLHQNHYEQLLQLVMANPNQHYPQ